The DNA segment TGCAGCGATTGATCTGGCGAGTATCAGCCCAAAACTCTCGAACAGCACGCCCACACCAGATCGTGACCCGAAAGGAGATGGTGAGTGGGAGCGGCGTCACGAGGACCAGCGCATCGACCTCGAGGCGCTCACAAATCTGGTCGACGAGTACGAGAGCCAGTTGAAATTCGTCGTTACCGGGGCGGATGATCTGTCCGAAATCGACACCCTCGTTGACATGCTCCGAGAGCAGGTTGCGGTTACCGTTCCTGACGGCGACGTGTTATTGATGCCGGAAGGCATGACTCGAGCAACACTGGATAAGAACCGAAACCACGTAGCCGAGCTAGCGATGGAACGCGGCTATCGATACACGCCGCGATTGCACGTCGACCTCTGGAACGACGAACCGGGAACATGATCGAAACCATCCAAGCGGTCCTCGAGCAGGAGAGCGAACCGATATCATCTGGCCCTGAGAGGGCACAGAACCCGACCGATGGCGATTCACTAAACACGATATATGCATGCCTAACGACAAACGCGCAGTAATTCTGGTTTCCGGCGGGATGGATAGTGCGACCGCGGTCTACGAAGCGATCGATCGCGGCTACGAACCGTATTTCCTCCACACCTCCTACGGACAGCGAACCGAGAGCAAAGAGCACGCCTGTGCGAGCGCGCTGGCAGCGGCGGTAGATGCAGCGGACTTCCTGCACATCGAGACGAGTCACCTCTCGAAAATCGGCGACTCGAGCCTTACAGATGCGGATATGGCAGTTTCCGATGCAACCCTCGAGAGCGACGAAATACCGACGTCGTACGTCCCGTTCCGAAATGCCAATCTGCTGGCGATGGCCGTCTCGTATGCCGAAGCCAACGACTGCGACGCAGTGTTTATCGGCGCGCATTCGGAAGACTTCGCC comes from the Natronosalvus amylolyticus genome and includes:
- a CDS encoding 7-carboxy-7-deazaguanine synthase QueE produces the protein MPVASDVSGLGSNDNGDGDGLPINELFYSLQGEGKLSGVPSVFVRTSGCNLRCWFCDSYHTSWEPTGARLSIEDIVDEVREYEHAGHVVLTGGEPMIHEQAVPLLDELAAYGYHTTVETNGTIYRDAAIDLASISPKLSNSTPTPDRDPKGDGEWERRHEDQRIDLEALTNLVDEYESQLKFVVTGADDLSEIDTLVDMLREQVAVTVPDGDVLLMPEGMTRATLDKNRNHVAELAMERGYRYTPRLHVDLWNDEPGT
- the queC gene encoding 7-cyano-7-deazaguanine synthase QueC; amino-acid sequence: MPNDKRAVILVSGGMDSATAVYEAIDRGYEPYFLHTSYGQRTESKEHACASALAAAVDAADFLHIETSHLSKIGDSSLTDADMAVSDATLESDEIPTSYVPFRNANLLAMAVSYAEANDCDAVFIGAHSEDFAGYPDCRPAFFDAFQQVIDIGTKPETQIDLVAPFVDWSKTEIAKRGFELGVPYELTWSCYRDETPACGTCDSCALRLEAFENVGSSDPIEY